In Streptomyces sp. NBC_01551, one DNA window encodes the following:
- a CDS encoding acetolactate synthase large subunit, which produces MPMTEQATGAHHPQPRPRSGGQQSTAVEHVTGAQSLIRSLEEVGCDTVFGIPGGAILPAYDPMMDSKKVRHILVRHEQGAGHAATGYAQATGRVGVCMATSGPGATNLVTPIADAHMDSVPLVAITGQVSSKAIGTDAFQEADIVGITMPITKHNFLVTKAEDIPRTIAEAFHIASTGRPGPVLVDIAKDALQAKTTFSWPPSQDLPGYRPVTKPHAKQIREAAKLICQAKRPVLYVGGGVMKSGATAELKVLAELTGVPVTTTLMALGSFPDSHPLHVGMPGMHGAVTAVTALQKSDLLIALGTRFDDRVTGKLDSFAPFAKIIHADIDPAEIGKNRAVDVPIVGDAREVIADLIQAVQAEHTEGHAGDYTAWWNDLNRWRDTYPLGYDLPDDGMLSPQQVIERIGQLAPQGTIYAAGVGQHQMWASHFVNYEEPRTWLNSGGAGTMGYAVPAAMGAKVGQPDRTVWAIDGDGCFQMTNQELVTCALNNIPIKVAIINNGALGMVRQWQTLFYNQRYSNTVLHADETGHDTVGSQLGESVAPRKGTRVPDFVKLSEAMGCVALRCEDPADLDKVIAEANAINDRTVVVDFIVHEDAMVWPMVAAGTSNDEVMAARGVRPDFGDNEDD; this is translated from the coding sequence ATGCCGATGACCGAGCAGGCCACCGGGGCCCACCATCCGCAGCCGCGGCCCCGTTCCGGCGGACAGCAGTCCACCGCAGTTGAGCACGTCACGGGTGCGCAGTCCCTCATCCGCTCTCTCGAAGAGGTGGGGTGCGACACCGTCTTCGGCATTCCGGGCGGCGCCATCCTCCCCGCGTACGACCCGATGATGGACAGCAAGAAGGTCCGTCACATCCTGGTCCGCCACGAGCAGGGTGCCGGCCACGCGGCCACCGGATACGCCCAGGCGACGGGCAGGGTCGGCGTCTGTATGGCCACCTCCGGCCCCGGCGCCACCAACCTGGTCACCCCGATCGCCGACGCCCACATGGACTCCGTCCCGCTCGTCGCGATCACCGGCCAGGTCTCCTCCAAGGCGATCGGCACCGACGCCTTCCAGGAGGCGGACATCGTCGGCATCACGATGCCGATCACCAAGCACAACTTCCTGGTCACCAAGGCCGAGGACATCCCGCGCACGATCGCCGAGGCGTTCCACATCGCCTCCACCGGCCGCCCCGGCCCGGTCCTGGTCGACATCGCCAAGGACGCCCTCCAGGCGAAGACCACCTTCAGCTGGCCCCCGTCCCAGGACCTCCCCGGTTACCGCCCGGTCACCAAGCCGCACGCCAAGCAGATCCGCGAGGCCGCCAAGCTCATCTGCCAGGCCAAGCGCCCGGTCCTGTACGTCGGCGGCGGCGTCATGAAGTCCGGCGCGACCGCCGAGCTGAAGGTCCTCGCCGAGCTGACCGGCGTCCCGGTCACCACCACCCTGATGGCGCTCGGCTCGTTCCCCGACAGCCACCCGCTGCACGTGGGCATGCCGGGCATGCACGGCGCGGTCACCGCCGTCACCGCCCTGCAGAAGTCCGACCTGCTGATCGCGCTCGGCACCCGCTTCGATGACCGCGTCACCGGCAAGCTCGACAGCTTCGCCCCGTTCGCCAAGATCATCCACGCGGACATCGACCCCGCCGAGATCGGCAAGAACCGCGCGGTCGACGTCCCGATCGTCGGCGACGCCCGCGAGGTCATCGCCGACCTGATCCAGGCCGTCCAGGCGGAGCACACCGAGGGCCACGCCGGCGACTACACCGCCTGGTGGAACGACCTCAACCGCTGGCGCGACACCTACCCGCTGGGCTACGACCTGCCCGACGACGGCATGCTGTCGCCCCAGCAGGTCATCGAGCGCATCGGGCAGCTGGCGCCGCAGGGCACCATCTACGCGGCCGGCGTCGGCCAGCACCAGATGTGGGCCTCGCACTTCGTCAACTACGAGGAGCCCCGCACCTGGCTGAACTCCGGCGGCGCCGGAACCATGGGCTACGCGGTCCCCGCCGCGATGGGCGCCAAGGTCGGCCAGCCGGACCGCACGGTCTGGGCGATCGACGGCGACGGCTGCTTCCAGATGACCAATCAGGAACTCGTCACCTGCGCGCTGAACAACATCCCGATCAAGGTCGCGATCATCAACAACGGTGCGCTGGGCATGGTCCGCCAGTGGCAGACCCTGTTCTACAACCAGCGGTACTCCAACACCGTGCTGCACGCGGACGAGACCGGCCACGACACCGTCGGCTCCCAGCTCGGCGAGTCCGTCGCCCCCCGCAAGGGCACCCGCGTCCCTGACTTCGTCAAGCTGTCCGAGGCGATGGGCTGCGTGGCCCTGCGCTGCGAGGACCCGGCCGACCTGGACAAGGTCATCGCCGAGGCCAACGCCATCAACGACCGTACGGTGGTCGTCGACTTCATCGTCCACGAGGACGCCATGGTGTGGCCGATGGTCGCCGCCGGCACCTCCAACGACGAGGTCATGGCAGCCCGGGGCGTCCGTCCCGACTTCGGCGACAACGAAGACGACTGA
- the ilvN gene encoding acetolactate synthase small subunit, which translates to MSKHTLSVLVENTPGILARIAALFSRRGFNIDSLAVGVTEHPDISRITIVVNVEDLPLEQVTKQLNKLVNVLKIVELEPHNAIERELVLVKVRADNETRSQVIEIVQLFRAKTVDVSPEAVTIEATGGADKLGAMLKMLEPFGIKELVQSGTIAIGRGGRSITDRSLRALDRSA; encoded by the coding sequence ATGTCCAAGCACACGCTCTCCGTCCTGGTCGAGAACACGCCCGGCATCCTCGCCCGGATCGCCGCGCTGTTCTCCCGCCGCGGGTTCAACATCGACTCCCTCGCGGTCGGCGTCACCGAGCACCCCGACATCTCGCGCATCACCATCGTCGTGAACGTCGAGGACCTCCCGCTGGAGCAGGTGACCAAGCAGCTCAACAAGCTGGTCAACGTGCTCAAGATCGTCGAGCTGGAGCCGCACAACGCGATCGAGCGCGAACTCGTTCTGGTGAAGGTCCGCGCCGACAACGAGACCCGCTCGCAGGTCATCGAGATCGTCCAGCTGTTCCGCGCCAAGACGGTCGACGTCTCCCCGGAGGCCGTCACCATCGAGGCCACCGGCGGCGCCGACAAGCTCGGCGCCATGCTCAAGATGCTGGAGCCCTTCGGCATCAAGGAGCTCGTGCAGTCCGGCACGATCGCCATAGGGCGTGGCGGCCGGTCCATCACGGACCGCAGCCTGCGCGCGCTCGACCGCAGCGCCTGA
- the ilvC gene encoding ketol-acid reductoisomerase yields MAELFYENDADLSIIQGRKVAVIGYGSQGHAHALSLRDSGVDVVVGLKEGSKSKAKAEEQGLKVVSVSEAAAWANVIMILTPDPLQAEIYEESIKDHLQEGDALFFGHGFNVRYGFIKPPANVDVALVAPKGPGHLVRRQYEEGRGVPCIAAVEQDFTGSAFALALSYAAGIGGTRAGVIKTTFTEETETDLFGEQAVLCGGASALVKAGFETLTEAGYQPEIAYFECLHELKLIVDLMYEGGLEKMRWSVSETAEWGDYITGPRIITDATKAEMKQVLAEIQSGEFANTWMAEYKAGLPKYNEYKKADEAHLLETTGKKLRKLMSWVDSDES; encoded by the coding sequence GTGGCCGAGCTGTTCTACGAGAACGACGCCGACCTGTCCATCATCCAGGGCCGCAAGGTCGCGGTCATCGGTTACGGCAGCCAGGGCCACGCCCACGCGCTGTCGCTCCGTGACTCCGGCGTCGACGTCGTCGTCGGCCTGAAGGAGGGCTCGAAGTCCAAGGCCAAGGCCGAGGAGCAGGGCCTGAAGGTCGTCTCGGTGTCCGAGGCCGCGGCCTGGGCGAACGTCATCATGATCCTGACCCCGGACCCGCTCCAGGCCGAGATCTACGAGGAGTCCATCAAGGACCACCTCCAGGAGGGCGACGCGCTCTTCTTCGGCCACGGCTTCAACGTCCGCTACGGCTTCATCAAGCCCCCGGCCAACGTGGACGTCGCCCTCGTCGCCCCGAAGGGCCCGGGCCACCTGGTGCGCCGTCAGTACGAGGAAGGCCGCGGCGTGCCCTGCATCGCCGCCGTCGAGCAGGACTTCACCGGCTCCGCCTTCGCGCTCGCGCTCTCGTACGCGGCCGGCATCGGCGGCACCCGCGCCGGCGTCATCAAGACCACCTTCACCGAGGAGACCGAGACCGACCTGTTCGGTGAGCAGGCCGTCCTGTGCGGTGGCGCCTCCGCGCTGGTCAAGGCCGGTTTCGAGACCCTGACCGAGGCCGGCTACCAGCCGGAGATCGCGTACTTCGAGTGCCTGCACGAGCTGAAGCTCATCGTGGACCTCATGTACGAGGGCGGCCTGGAGAAGATGCGCTGGTCGGTCTCCGAGACCGCCGAGTGGGGCGACTACATCACCGGCCCCCGCATCATCACCGACGCCACCAAGGCCGAGATGAAGCAGGTCCTCGCGGAGATCCAGAGCGGCGAGTTCGCCAACACCTGGATGGCCGAGTACAAGGCCGGTCTGCCGAAGTACAACGAGTACAAGAAGGCCGACGAGGCCCACCTGCTGGAGACCACCGGCAAGAAGCTGCGCAAGCTGATGAGCTGGGTCGACAGCGACGAGAGCTGA
- the serA gene encoding phosphoglycerate dehydrogenase codes for MSSKPVVLIAEELSPATVEALGPDFEIRHCNGADRAELLPAIEDVDAILVRSATKVDAEAIAAAKKLKVVARAGVGLDNVDVSSATKAGVMVVNAPTSNIVTAAELACGLLVATARNIPQANTALKNGEWKRNKYTGVELSEKTLGVVGLGRIGVLVAQRMSAFGMKVVAYDPYVQPARAAQMGVKMLTLDELLEVADFITVHLPKTPETLGLIGDEALHKVKPSVRIVNAARGGIVDEAALYTAIKEGRVAGAGLDVYAKEPCTDSPLFELDQVVCTPHLGASTDEAQEKAGVSVAKSVRLALAGELVPDAVNVQGGVIAEDVRPGLPLAEKLGRIFTALAGEVAVRLDVEVCGEITQHDVKVLELSALKGVFEDVVDETVSYVNAPLFAQERGVEVRLTTSSESPDHRNVVTVRGTLSDGQEVSVSGTLAGPKHLQKIVGIGEYDLDLALAEQMIVLRYADRPGVVGTVGRILGEAGLNIAGMQVARAEEGGEALGVLTVDAEVPVGVLADIAAEIGAVSARSVSLG; via the coding sequence GTGAGCTCGAAACCTGTCGTACTCATCGCCGAAGAGCTGTCGCCTGCCACCGTCGAGGCGCTCGGCCCGGACTTCGAGATCCGGCACTGCAACGGCGCCGACCGCGCCGAGCTGCTCCCCGCGATCGAGGACGTCGACGCGATCCTGGTCCGCTCCGCGACCAAGGTCGACGCCGAGGCCATCGCCGCCGCCAAGAAGCTGAAGGTCGTCGCCCGCGCCGGTGTCGGTCTCGATAACGTCGACGTCTCGTCCGCCACCAAGGCCGGCGTGATGGTCGTGAACGCCCCGACCTCCAACATCGTCACCGCCGCCGAGCTCGCCTGCGGCCTGCTCGTCGCCACCGCCCGCAACATCCCGCAGGCCAACACCGCCCTGAAGAACGGCGAGTGGAAGCGGAACAAGTACACGGGTGTCGAGCTCAGCGAGAAGACCCTCGGCGTCGTCGGCCTCGGCCGCATCGGCGTCCTGGTCGCCCAGCGCATGTCGGCCTTCGGCATGAAGGTCGTCGCGTACGACCCCTACGTACAGCCCGCGCGCGCCGCCCAGATGGGCGTCAAGATGCTGACGCTGGACGAACTGCTGGAGGTCGCCGACTTCATCACGGTGCACCTGCCCAAGACCCCCGAGACCCTCGGTCTCATCGGGGACGAGGCCCTGCACAAGGTGAAGCCGTCCGTCCGCATCGTCAACGCCGCCCGCGGCGGGATCGTGGACGAGGCCGCGCTGTACACGGCCATCAAGGAGGGCCGCGTCGCCGGCGCCGGTCTCGACGTGTACGCGAAGGAGCCCTGCACGGACTCCCCGCTCTTCGAGCTCGACCAGGTCGTCTGCACCCCGCACCTCGGCGCGTCCACGGACGAGGCCCAGGAGAAGGCCGGTGTCTCGGTCGCCAAGTCGGTGCGCCTCGCGCTCGCCGGTGAGCTCGTGCCCGACGCGGTCAACGTCCAGGGCGGCGTCATCGCCGAGGACGTCCGTCCCGGCCTGCCGCTCGCCGAGAAGCTCGGTCGCATCTTCACCGCCCTCGCGGGCGAGGTCGCGGTCCGCCTCGACGTCGAGGTCTGCGGCGAGATCACCCAGCACGACGTCAAGGTGCTCGAACTCTCCGCGCTCAAGGGCGTCTTCGAGGACGTCGTCGACGAGACGGTCTCCTACGTCAACGCCCCGCTGTTCGCGCAGGAGCGCGGCGTCGAGGTCCGCCTGACGACCAGCTCGGAGTCCCCGGACCACCGCAACGTGGTGACCGTCCGCGGCACCCTGTCGGACGGCCAGGAGGTGTCGGTCTCCGGCACGCTCGCGGGCCCGAAGCACCTTCAGAAGATCGTGGGCATCGGCGAGTACGACCTCGACCTGGCGCTCGCCGAGCAGATGATCGTCCTGCGCTACGCCGACCGCCCGGGCGTCGTCGGCACCGTCGGCCGCATCCTCGGCGAGGCCGGCCTGAACATCGCGGGCATGCAGGTCGCCCGCGCCGAGGAGGGCGGCGAGGCGCTCGGCGTCCTCACCGTCGACGCCGAGGTCCCGGTGGGCGTCCTCGCGGACATCGCCGCCGAGATCGGCGCCGTCTCGGCGCGCAGCGTCAGCCTCGGCTGA
- a CDS encoding MFS transporter: protein MTNPASPANSAKPENPENPENPAARLAGRREWTAFTVLLLPLLLVSMDVSVLYFAIPAITRELDPSATQQLWIFDSYAFALSGLLITMGSLGDRIGRRKLLLAGAAAFGLASVAAGYATSAEMLIAARVLLGIGGATLMPSTLALVRNLFQDAKQRGQAIAIWSGAMTGGIALGSVMSGVMLNHFWWGSVFLINVPAMLLLLVLVPVLVPEFKDPAPGRFDLLSVPLSMAAVLPVVYGLKEIAAEGFEPLYLGCLAVGLAFGYVFVRRQRTREDAMVSRDLFRGRGFGSGIALNTVAAFAMMGSAYFTTQYLQSVLGMGTLEAALWSLAPSVVIGASAPVSAALAQKVDRAYVIAGGFALAAAGFGLIGLVGTDSLWLLLTGAGVLASGIVTVMSLVGDMALGSAPAEKAGSAASLLETGQEFGGALGMALLGSLGTAVYRGDLADQEPAVRETLGGAVATARGLGGEAGERVLTLAREAFVHGMQYAAWGGTVLLLGAALLAAALIRGAGDPAPLAEEPADARATLAG, encoded by the coding sequence ATGACGAACCCCGCGAGCCCCGCGAACTCCGCGAAACCCGAGAACCCCGAGAACCCCGAGAACCCCGCCGCCCGCCTGGCCGGCCGCCGGGAATGGACGGCCTTCACCGTCCTCCTGCTGCCCCTGCTCCTGGTCTCGATGGACGTCTCCGTCCTCTACTTCGCCATCCCCGCCATCACCCGGGAGCTCGACCCCAGCGCCACCCAGCAGCTCTGGATCTTCGACAGCTACGCCTTCGCCCTCTCCGGCCTGCTGATCACGATGGGCTCCCTCGGCGACCGCATCGGCCGCCGCAAGCTGCTGCTGGCCGGCGCCGCCGCCTTCGGGCTCGCCTCCGTCGCCGCCGGGTACGCCACCAGCGCCGAGATGCTGATCGCGGCCCGCGTCCTGCTCGGCATCGGCGGCGCGACCCTGATGCCCTCCACGCTCGCCCTGGTCCGCAACCTCTTCCAGGACGCCAAGCAGCGCGGCCAGGCCATCGCCATCTGGTCCGGCGCCATGACCGGCGGCATCGCCCTCGGCTCGGTCATGAGCGGAGTGATGCTCAACCACTTCTGGTGGGGTTCCGTCTTCCTGATCAACGTCCCCGCGATGCTGCTCCTGCTCGTCCTGGTCCCGGTCCTGGTCCCGGAGTTCAAGGACCCGGCCCCCGGCCGCTTCGACCTGCTGAGCGTGCCGCTCTCCATGGCCGCCGTCCTGCCGGTCGTCTACGGGCTCAAGGAGATCGCCGCCGAGGGCTTCGAGCCGCTCTACCTCGGCTGCCTCGCCGTCGGCCTCGCCTTCGGGTACGTCTTCGTCCGCCGCCAGCGCACCCGTGAGGACGCCATGGTCAGCCGGGACCTGTTCCGGGGCCGCGGTTTCGGTTCGGGCATCGCGCTGAACACCGTCGCCGCCTTCGCCATGATGGGCTCGGCCTACTTCACCACCCAGTACCTGCAGTCGGTGCTCGGCATGGGCACCCTGGAGGCCGCCCTGTGGAGCCTTGCCCCCTCCGTCGTGATCGGCGCCTCGGCCCCCGTCAGCGCGGCTCTGGCCCAGAAGGTCGACCGCGCCTACGTCATCGCCGGCGGTTTCGCCCTCGCCGCCGCCGGGTTCGGCCTGATCGGCCTGGTCGGTACGGATTCCCTCTGGCTGCTGCTGACCGGCGCGGGCGTGCTCGCCTCCGGCATCGTCACCGTGATGTCCCTGGTCGGTGACATGGCACTGGGCTCGGCGCCCGCCGAGAAGGCCGGCTCGGCCGCCTCCCTGCTGGAGACGGGCCAGGAGTTCGGCGGCGCCCTCGGCATGGCGCTGCTCGGCAGCCTCGGCACCGCGGTCTACCGCGGCGACCTGGCGGACCAGGAGCCCGCCGTGCGGGAAACCCTGGGCGGCGCGGTGGCCACCGCCCGGGGGCTCGGCGGCGAGGCGGGCGAGCGGGTGCTGACCCTGGCCCGCGAGGCCTTCGTCCACGGCATGCAGTACGCGGCCTGGGGTGGAACGGTCCTGCTGCTCGGGGCGGCGCTGCTCGCCGCGGCCCTGATACGGGGTGCCGGGGACCCGGCTCCGCTCGCGGAGGAACCCGCCGACGCCCGGGCGACCCTGGCCGGCTGA
- a CDS encoding TetR/AcrR family transcriptional regulator produces MGHREDLLEGAKKCLVEKGFVRTTARDIVKASGANLASIGYHYGSKDALLTQAFTELMEEWGEVFKTGIDGEGGSLERFRQVWDGVLSQHAAGAGPVWAASMEVALSGDRLPELRTMLAASQGEGRRGLIAMFTGRPEEGITEREERTLGAFYQALLNGLMMQWLFDPESAATAEELTDGMRQAAEGMTGPTPA; encoded by the coding sequence ATGGGACACCGAGAAGATCTGCTCGAAGGCGCGAAGAAGTGCCTGGTCGAGAAGGGGTTCGTGCGCACGACCGCGCGCGACATCGTCAAGGCCTCGGGCGCCAACCTTGCGTCCATCGGCTACCACTACGGCTCGAAGGACGCCCTGCTCACGCAGGCCTTCACCGAGCTCATGGAGGAATGGGGCGAGGTCTTCAAGACCGGCATCGACGGTGAGGGCGGCTCGCTGGAACGGTTCCGCCAGGTCTGGGACGGCGTGCTGTCCCAGCACGCGGCCGGGGCCGGGCCGGTCTGGGCGGCGAGCATGGAGGTGGCGCTGAGCGGGGACCGGCTGCCGGAGCTGCGGACGATGCTGGCGGCGTCGCAGGGGGAGGGGCGGCGGGGGCTGATCGCGATGTTCACCGGGCGGCCGGAGGAGGGCATCACGGAGCGGGAGGAGCGCACGCTCGGGGCGTTCTACCAGGCGTTGCTGAACGGGCTGATGATGCAGTGGCTGTTCGACCCGGAGTCGGCCGCGACCGCCGAGGAACTCACGGACGGCATGCGGCAGGCGGCCGAGGGCATGACGGGGCCCACCCCGGCCTGA
- a CDS encoding GPP34 family phosphoprotein, protein MTTPQDLMIIALDVAPDRPVGRGDLALALAGAELIDLLAAEAASLADDRIVPGHPPPLADPLLSEAASSLVREAPYESVGDWLWRRGRDLPATYLAALESDGRLARQGRRGVPFRTTRMALADSPDRRRAADRWTAGEPVLTSLATAIGIAPEDPAATAPDDDTATTVLAAVNDALLELESVRQRRTIEDAAFDNIWRGN, encoded by the coding sequence ATGACCACACCGCAGGACCTGATGATCATCGCGCTGGACGTGGCGCCCGACCGCCCGGTGGGGCGGGGCGATCTCGCCCTCGCGCTGGCGGGGGCTGAGCTGATCGACCTCCTGGCCGCGGAGGCGGCCAGCCTGGCCGACGACCGGATCGTGCCGGGCCACCCGCCGCCGCTCGCCGACCCGCTCCTGAGCGAGGCCGCGTCGTCGCTGGTCCGGGAAGCGCCGTACGAGTCGGTCGGGGACTGGCTCTGGCGCCGGGGCCGCGATCTGCCGGCGACGTACCTGGCCGCCCTGGAGTCCGACGGCCGGCTCGCGCGCCAGGGCCGCCGGGGGGTGCCGTTCCGCACCACCCGGATGGCGCTGGCCGATTCACCCGACCGGCGCCGGGCGGCGGACCGCTGGACCGCGGGGGAGCCCGTCCTGACCTCCCTCGCGACGGCCATCGGCATCGCCCCCGAGGACCCGGCGGCGACGGCCCCCGACGACGACACGGCCACCACCGTCCTGGCCGCGGTCAACGACGCCCTCCTTGAACTGGAGTCGGTCCGCCAACGCCGCACCATCGAGGACGCGGCCTTCGACAACATCTGGCGCGGCAACTGA
- a CDS encoding CdaR family transcriptional regulator encodes MKGDYQDLVDEISALLGAPATLENRDFRLIAFGAHDSDDDLAMDPVRTRSILTRQSTAAVRSWFEGFGIARATGPVRIPAAPDAGVFRGRICLPVRYRGIVQGYVWLLDQDPGPGPAALEAAMEVAQRIGVLLAEEAKAGADLSREFLAVLTAGRGWQQDMAVAALRVALGPGADGLHATVCVAPWAGEAPASVPGAAAMCLVPWRGREDGGSGGSGGSGGVPGGAAEQALAVLVRLRSADVPTPAVTLATRLLQPAGPSGAAANGERHPQAAGPTAGIGEPRRGLATLADAWAEASAGARAAAAQPRLGPVAQWSAIGPYRMLATLAADPVDEPATRALLAPAHRELARTAEVFLDSAGQAGRAAAALGIHRQTLYYRLARVEQLTGLDLDEGEDRLLLHMALKSARLHS; translated from the coding sequence ATGAAGGGCGATTACCAGGACCTGGTGGACGAGATTTCGGCGCTGCTCGGGGCTCCCGCGACGCTGGAGAACCGGGACTTCCGGCTGATCGCCTTCGGCGCGCACGACAGCGACGACGATCTCGCGATGGACCCCGTGCGCACCCGCTCGATCCTGACCCGCCAGTCGACGGCGGCCGTGCGCTCCTGGTTCGAGGGCTTCGGCATCGCCCGCGCGACCGGCCCGGTGCGGATCCCGGCGGCGCCGGACGCGGGGGTCTTCCGGGGGCGGATCTGCCTGCCGGTGCGCTACCGGGGCATCGTCCAGGGCTACGTGTGGCTCCTCGACCAGGATCCCGGCCCCGGCCCGGCGGCCCTGGAGGCGGCCATGGAGGTGGCCCAGCGGATCGGGGTCCTGCTCGCCGAGGAGGCGAAGGCGGGCGCGGACCTGTCGCGGGAGTTCCTGGCGGTGCTCACGGCCGGGCGGGGCTGGCAGCAGGACATGGCGGTGGCGGCGCTGCGGGTGGCCCTGGGGCCGGGAGCCGACGGGCTGCACGCGACGGTGTGCGTAGCGCCGTGGGCCGGGGAGGCGCCGGCGTCGGTACCCGGGGCGGCGGCGATGTGCCTGGTGCCGTGGCGGGGGCGCGAGGACGGCGGGTCGGGCGGCTCGGGGGGCTCTGGCGGGGTCCCGGGCGGCGCCGCCGAGCAGGCTCTCGCGGTGCTGGTCCGGCTCCGCTCGGCGGACGTGCCGACCCCGGCCGTGACCCTGGCGACCCGGCTGCTCCAGCCGGCGGGGCCGTCCGGAGCGGCGGCCAACGGGGAGCGGCACCCGCAGGCCGCGGGGCCGACGGCCGGGATCGGGGAACCGCGCCGGGGTCTGGCGACCCTCGCCGACGCCTGGGCCGAGGCCTCGGCCGGCGCCCGCGCGGCGGCGGCCCAGCCCCGGCTCGGCCCGGTCGCGCAGTGGTCGGCGATCGGCCCGTACCGGATGCTGGCCACCCTGGCGGCGGACCCGGTGGACGAGCCCGCGACCCGGGCCCTGCTCGCCCCCGCGCACCGGGAACTGGCGCGCACCGCCGAGGTGTTCCTCGACTCCGCGGGCCAGGCGGGCCGCGCGGCGGCGGCTCTGGGAATCCACCGCCAGACCCTGTACTACCGGCTGGCCCGCGTCGAGCAGCTGACCGGCCTCGACCTGGACGAGGGCGAGGACCGGCTGTTGCTCCACATGGCCCTCAAGTCGGCGCGCCTGCACAGCTGA
- a CDS encoding proline dehydrogenase family protein has protein sequence MLGPAILAASRSDKMRRIVSAAPVTKPVVNRFIPGETVDQVIPIVEDLTRKGLEVTLDVVGEDITTVEQSHAARDAYLELIARLAELGLGEKAEMSVKLSMFGQALEGGHELALANVRPVVEAAAAIGTTVTLDAEDHTTLDSMFAIHEELRRDFPQTGCVIQAYLFRTEADARRLAAAGSRVRIVKGAYKEPAEVAYLDKGEIDKAYVRILKILMEGEGYPMIGSHDPRLIAIGQELARQAGRKLDEYEFQMLYGIRSEEHLRLAAEGHRMRVYTAYGTDWYGYFMRRLAEKPANLLFFVRSMITKN, from the coding sequence GTGCTGGGTCCCGCGATCCTCGCCGCCTCGCGCAGCGACAAGATGCGCCGAATCGTCTCTGCCGCCCCGGTGACCAAGCCCGTGGTGAACCGGTTCATCCCCGGTGAGACGGTCGACCAGGTCATCCCGATCGTCGAGGACCTCACCCGCAAGGGCCTTGAGGTCACCCTCGACGTCGTCGGCGAGGACATCACGACCGTGGAGCAGTCGCACGCCGCCCGCGACGCCTACCTGGAGCTCATCGCGCGCCTCGCGGAGCTGGGCCTCGGCGAGAAGGCCGAGATGTCGGTCAAGCTGTCGATGTTCGGCCAGGCGCTGGAGGGCGGCCACGAGCTCGCGCTCGCCAACGTCCGTCCGGTCGTCGAGGCCGCCGCCGCCATCGGCACCACCGTCACCCTGGACGCCGAGGACCACACCACCCTCGACTCGATGTTCGCCATCCACGAAGAGCTGCGCCGGGACTTCCCGCAGACGGGCTGCGTGATCCAGGCGTACCTCTTCCGCACCGAGGCCGACGCCCGCCGCCTGGCCGCCGCCGGCAGCCGCGTCCGGATCGTGAAGGGCGCCTACAAGGAGCCCGCCGAGGTCGCGTACCTGGACAAGGGCGAGATCGACAAGGCGTACGTCCGCATCCTGAAGATCCTCATGGAGGGCGAGGGCTACCCGATGATCGGGTCCCACGACCCGCGGCTCATCGCCATCGGCCAGGAGCTCGCCCGCCAGGCCGGGCGCAAACTGGACGAGTACGAGTTCCAGATGCTGTACGGGATCCGCAGCGAGGAGCACCTGCGGCTCGCCGCCGAGGGCCACCGGATGCGTGTCTACACCGCGTACGGGACCGACTGGTACGGCTACTTCATGCGCCGCCTCGCGGAGAAGCCGGCCAACCTGCTCTTCTTCGTCCGCTCGATGATCACCAAGAACTAG